Proteins from a genomic interval of Pirellulales bacterium:
- a CDS encoding MazG nucleotide pyrophosphohydrolase domain-containing protein — protein sequence MYLKKDVARGVDGTFMWFMEEVGELAAALRSGTHEERLGEFADVLAWLATMANVVGVDLTEAVAKKYGAGCPGCGQFVCACADAEKP from the coding sequence ATGTATCTGAAAAAGGACGTGGCCCGCGGCGTCGACGGCACTTTCATGTGGTTCATGGAAGAGGTCGGCGAGCTGGCCGCTGCCCTGCGCAGCGGCACGCACGAAGAGCGGCTGGGAGAATTCGCCGACGTACTCGCCTGGTTGGCCACGATGGCCAACGTCGTCGGCGTCGATCTCACCGAGGCCGTTGCCAAAAAGTACGGCGCCGGCTGTCCCGGTTGCGGGCAATTCGTCTGCGCTTGCGCCGATGCGGAGAAGCCATGA
- a CDS encoding ABC transporter ATP-binding protein, translating to MIETKDLTKTYGQKNAISHLDIKLDRGDVFGFIGPNGAGKTTTMRILATLLNPTFGEAYVCGYSIYTRPKEIRRVIGYMPDFFGVYDDMKVIEYLEFFAAAYRIKGHARRKICDEVLDLVDLGYKREALVTSLSRGMTQRLGLARVLLHDPQVLLLDEPASGLDPRARIEIRGLLKELRNMGKTIMVSSHILPELADICNKIGIIELGELRVNADVAEVIRMVRRQPVLKVGVAGNTDGAAKLLSQHKGVEKIDTTGGVLTVTLAPDVQDYSDLPSLLIGAGHKLTLFKEEEVNLETAFMELTKGITS from the coding sequence ATGATCGAAACCAAGGACCTCACCAAGACATACGGTCAGAAGAACGCGATCAGCCATCTCGACATCAAGCTCGATCGCGGCGACGTGTTCGGCTTCATCGGCCCTAACGGCGCCGGCAAGACGACCACGATGCGCATTCTGGCCACGCTCCTGAATCCGACCTTCGGCGAAGCGTACGTGTGCGGCTACTCGATTTATACGCGACCGAAGGAAATTCGCCGCGTCATCGGCTACATGCCTGATTTCTTCGGCGTGTACGACGACATGAAGGTGATCGAGTATTTGGAGTTCTTCGCCGCCGCTTATCGCATCAAGGGGCACGCGCGACGCAAAATCTGCGACGAGGTGCTGGACCTGGTCGACCTGGGCTACAAGCGCGAGGCGCTCGTCACCAGCCTGTCGCGCGGCATGACACAGCGGCTCGGCCTGGCCCGCGTCCTTTTGCACGATCCGCAAGTGCTGCTGTTGGACGAGCCGGCCAGCGGCCTCGATCCGCGAGCCCGCATCGAAATCCGCGGCCTGCTCAAAGAGCTGCGCAATATGGGCAAGACCATCATGGTTTCGAGCCACATCCTGCCCGAGCTGGCCGATATCTGCAACAAGATCGGCATCATCGAACTAGGCGAGTTGCGGGTGAACGCGGACGTAGCCGAGGTGATTCGCATGGTGCGGCGCCAGCCGGTGTTGAAAGTGGGCGTCGCCGGCAACACCGATGGCGCCGCCAAACTCCTCTCGCAGCACAAGGGAGTGGAAAAGATCGACACCACGGGCGGCGTTCTCACCGTGACCCTCGCGCCCGATGTGCAGGACTACAGCGATCTGCCCAGCCTGTTGATCGGCGCCGGACACAAGCTGACGCTTTTCAAGGAAGAAGAGGTCAACCTGGAAACGGCCTTCATGGAATTGACCAAGGGCATCACGTCATAG